The Phycisphaeraceae bacterium genome has a window encoding:
- the rpmA gene encoding 50S ribosomal protein L27 codes for MAHKKGQGSVKNGRDSNPQYRGLKLFGGERAQPGAIIVRQCGTRFKPGYLVKMGSDNTLYATAPGIVRFRSRFVDIIPEDSSVPAYKAAGSVAGG; via the coding sequence GTGGCACACAAAAAGGGACAGGGCTCGGTCAAGAACGGTCGCGACTCCAACCCGCAGTACCGCGGACTGAAGCTGTTCGGCGGGGAGCGGGCGCAGCCGGGCGCGATTATCGTGCGTCAGTGCGGAACGCGCTTCAAGCCGGGATACCTGGTCAAGATGGGCAGCGACAACACCCTCTACGCGACCGCGCCGGGCATTGTCCGCTTCCGCAGCCGCTTCGTGGACATCATCCCCGAGGATTCTTCGGTACCGGCGTACAAGGCCGCAGGCAGCGTGGCAGGCGGCTGA
- the cgtA gene encoding Obg family GTPase CgtA, with amino-acid sequence MSALVDEAILFVRAGDGGHGCVSFRREKYIPKGGPDGGNGGDGGDVVLVGDSHLDTLVAFTQKPHHRAKSGLPGQGRQMTGADGADCEIRVPLGTVIYDHHTGEFLGDVTTHGQRLIVARGGEGGLGNEHFKSPTNQTPRESTPGAVGEERVLRLELKLIADVGLIGLPNAGKSTLLRAVSRATPKVADYPFTTLQPHLGIAELTDERRLVVADIPGLVEGAAQGAGLGHDFLRHIERTAVLVHLIDIAPLDGSDPIRNYETIRKELFDYSAPLAEKPEIVVFNKVDLIDDEAKVNEIVRRFSNRLGLVKEEDRPLLISAASKEGTRELLERCWTLLGKGVEAGWRGSVVE; translated from the coding sequence ATGTCAGCCCTTGTCGATGAAGCCATCCTGTTCGTGCGTGCCGGCGATGGCGGGCACGGCTGCGTCTCATTCCGGCGCGAGAAGTACATCCCCAAGGGCGGACCGGACGGCGGCAACGGCGGCGATGGCGGCGACGTCGTCCTCGTCGGCGACTCCCACCTCGACACCCTCGTCGCCTTCACCCAGAAGCCGCACCATCGCGCCAAGAGCGGTCTGCCAGGACAGGGGCGTCAGATGACCGGGGCCGACGGTGCGGACTGCGAGATTCGCGTCCCACTGGGAACCGTCATCTACGATCACCACACAGGCGAGTTTCTGGGGGATGTCACCACCCACGGGCAGCGGCTCATCGTCGCCCGCGGCGGCGAAGGCGGCCTGGGCAACGAACACTTCAAGAGCCCCACCAACCAGACGCCGCGAGAGTCCACACCCGGCGCCGTGGGCGAGGAGCGGGTGCTTCGGCTGGAACTGAAGCTCATCGCGGATGTGGGATTGATCGGGCTTCCCAACGCGGGCAAGTCCACGCTGCTGCGGGCGGTGAGCCGGGCCACGCCCAAGGTGGCGGATTACCCCTTCACCACGCTGCAGCCGCACCTGGGTATCGCGGAACTGACGGACGAGCGACGCCTGGTCGTCGCCGACATCCCCGGCCTGGTCGAGGGCGCGGCTCAGGGCGCGGGCCTGGGGCACGACTTCCTGCGCCACATTGAGCGCACCGCGGTGCTGGTGCATCTGATCGACATTGCCCCGCTGGACGGCTCGGACCCCATCCGCAACTACGAGACGATCCGCAAGGAACTCTTCGACTACTCCGCCCCGCTGGCCGAGAAGCCGGAGATCGTGGTCTTCAACAAGGTGGATCTGATCGACGACGAGGCGAAGGTGAACGAGATCGTGCGGCGTTTCAGCAACCGGCTGGGGCTGGTGAAGGAGGAAGACCGTCCGCTGCTGATCTCCGCCGCATCAAAGGAAGGCACGCGCGAGCTGCTGGAGCGCTGCTGGACGCTGCTGGGCAAGGGTGTTGAAGCGGGGTGGCGGGGGAGTGTTGTCGAATAG
- a CDS encoding CDP-alcohol phosphatidyltransferase family protein, with protein sequence MSSAPLSPPPSPLQRHLPNALTVARLVLAGAFFASLNVWRYDHANPLPFWGNVGLTLFILAAVTDALDGYLARRWQVVSVFGRIMDPVCDKVLVLGAFVYLAGPRFVMPEKVVGGELFAMSSGVYPWMAVVVIFRELLVTGVRSVAEAMGVDFSSNWWGKAKMILQTIAIPVAICVAVNFDPALKQNTWAVWLRDILVWGTVFVTIGSGVPYVLDFWRVMKSRGRGAGKSGAGG encoded by the coding sequence ATGTCTTCCGCCCCGCTCTCCCCGCCGCCTTCCCCCCTGCAGCGGCATCTGCCCAATGCGCTCACGGTCGCCCGGCTTGTGCTGGCGGGGGCCTTCTTCGCCTCGCTCAACGTCTGGCGCTATGACCACGCCAATCCGCTGCCCTTCTGGGGCAACGTGGGGCTGACGCTGTTCATCCTGGCCGCAGTGACCGATGCGCTGGACGGCTACCTGGCGCGGCGCTGGCAGGTGGTGTCGGTGTTCGGGCGCATCATGGACCCGGTGTGCGACAAGGTGCTGGTGCTGGGGGCGTTCGTGTACCTGGCCGGGCCTCGCTTTGTCATGCCCGAGAAGGTGGTGGGCGGCGAGCTCTTCGCCATGTCCAGCGGCGTCTACCCGTGGATGGCCGTGGTCGTCATCTTCCGCGAGCTGCTGGTCACGGGCGTGCGCAGCGTGGCCGAGGCGATGGGCGTGGACTTCTCCTCCAACTGGTGGGGCAAGGCCAAGATGATCCTGCAGACCATCGCCATTCCGGTGGCGATCTGCGTGGCGGTGAACTTCGACCCGGCGCTCAAGCAGAACACGTGGGCGGTGTGGCTGCGCGACATCCTGGTGTGGGGCACGGTGTTCGTGACCATCGGCTCGGGCGTGCCCTACGTGCTGGACTTCTGGAGAGTGATGAAGTCGCGCGGGCGGGGCGCGGGCAAATCGGGAGCGGGGGGTTGA
- a CDS encoding phosphatidylglycerophosphatase A, with translation MNGPRLVLTMGGLGLLRPAPGTWGSLPPVVLALALTLVVDPSQRWTVDVCIAMMGLTGAIGCIRFGALGEELFGRKDPPQVVADETAGQAIPLLLLPWGLGDGSLGWNAMLAGIAFASFRVFDILKPPPAGGIQRLRSGWGILADDLIAGVYAMVVTQAVVRLVL, from the coding sequence TTGAACGGGCCGCGACTGGTGCTGACGATGGGCGGGCTGGGGTTGCTGCGCCCCGCGCCCGGAACGTGGGGCTCGCTGCCCCCCGTGGTGCTCGCGCTGGCGCTGACGCTGGTCGTCGATCCATCGCAGCGCTGGACGGTGGATGTCTGCATCGCGATGATGGGGCTGACGGGCGCGATCGGCTGCATCCGCTTCGGCGCGCTGGGCGAGGAACTGTTCGGCCGCAAGGATCCGCCCCAGGTGGTGGCGGATGAGACGGCGGGGCAGGCGATTCCGCTGCTGCTGCTGCCGTGGGGGTTGGGCGATGGCTCGCTGGGCTGGAACGCCATGCTGGCGGGGATCGCGTTCGCATCGTTCCGCGTGTTCGACATCCTCAAGCCGCCGCCCGCAGGGGGGATTCAGCGGCTGCGGAGCGGCTGGGGCATCCTCGCGGATGACCTGATCGCGGGGGTGTACGCGATGGTGGTCACGCAGGCGGTGGTGCGGCTGGTGCTGTAG
- a CDS encoding EI24 domain-containing protein, whose amino-acid sequence MTGHEHQSASVSPVGSPMAAFAHGFSLPMRAVNLLLTTRGLKRFAALPLVFNVLLYVLFLAGAVWLIGLIDVQVGPWEFWWGFGGWLSTAINWSLGPLKWLVAVPVLLLLCYYTFTMVGLIVAAPFNDMLSERVERAICEPKEKQSLPLRVTTALMVQSMLDAIGILGRQILWTLLVLPLIFVPLVGFLPLFLVGAHFAGLGYFDTSMARNNLRNRHKAPVLRVHRWELLGFGVAMQLLFLIPFVGLLMLPVGVTAGTILYTRIDWERALREAGLERPTGFIPPRPRFNTE is encoded by the coding sequence ATGACCGGGCATGAGCACCAATCCGCGTCGGTTTCGCCCGTCGGGTCGCCCATGGCGGCGTTCGCCCACGGCTTCTCGCTGCCCATGCGGGCGGTGAACCTGCTGCTGACCACGCGCGGGCTGAAGCGATTCGCGGCGCTGCCGCTGGTTTTCAACGTGCTGCTGTACGTGCTGTTCCTGGCGGGCGCGGTGTGGCTGATCGGGCTGATCGACGTGCAGGTGGGGCCGTGGGAGTTCTGGTGGGGCTTCGGCGGGTGGCTCTCCACGGCGATCAACTGGTCGCTTGGACCGCTCAAGTGGCTGGTGGCGGTGCCGGTGCTGCTGCTGTTGTGCTACTACACCTTCACGATGGTGGGGTTGATCGTGGCCGCGCCCTTCAACGACATGCTCTCGGAGCGCGTGGAGCGGGCCATCTGCGAGCCGAAGGAGAAGCAGTCGCTGCCCCTGCGCGTGACGACGGCGCTGATGGTCCAGAGCATGCTCGATGCGATCGGCATTCTCGGGCGTCAGATTCTGTGGACGCTGCTGGTGCTGCCGCTCATTTTCGTGCCGCTGGTGGGCTTTCTGCCGCTCTTTCTGGTGGGCGCGCACTTCGCGGGGCTGGGGTATTTCGACACGTCGATGGCCCGCAACAACCTGCGCAACCGCCACAAAGCCCCGGTGCTGCGCGTGCATCGCTGGGAGCTGCTCGGTTTCGGCGTGGCGATGCAGCTGCTCTTCCTGATACCCTTCGTGGGGCTGCTCATGCTGCCCGTGGGCGTGACGGCGGGGACGATCCTCTACACCCGCATCGACTGGGAACGCGCCCTGCGCGAGGCCGGGCTGGAGCGGCCGACGGGCTTCATCCCACCGAGGCCGCGGTTCAACACAGAGTGA
- a CDS encoding aldehyde dehydrogenase family protein, whose product MTEALTQRPSDYVGGRFIGIPGDSVQSRNPAAPDSVVWSGSPRLEHVNQAVEAARAALPAWSALPMDQRIEHLRCWQQAVTKHAERLAGLITDEMGKILSESRFEARALADKVDITLSEPSISRVRQYQVQAAPSRLGLCRFKPHGVMTVIGPFNFPAHLPNGHFVPALLMGNTIVCKPSDKTPATGQLMAELMHEAGLPPGVFNVVQGGANIASSLVMHDDIDGILFTGSWPVGRRILEANLDRPGRIIALEMGGNNAAVVMPSANLRQAVLECLRAGFATSGQRCTCTRRIILHRTVADRFIAAFCKAASTILVGPGRATEPVFMGPVVSEQAAMAVLQFQHDLARRGGQVLVESTRMSRPGWFVTPGVVRVERFTLDHDQEVFGPLVQIAVVNDLDEAIGQTNASRYGLAASIFTADDGEYERFFHAARAGCINRNTGTAGASSKLPFGGLGRSGNHRPAGAFSVDYCAYPVANMVETSTDAAPPTGMLWDDRWVL is encoded by the coding sequence ATGACTGAAGCGCTGACCCAGCGGCCGTCGGACTACGTGGGAGGCCGCTTCATCGGCATCCCCGGCGACTCGGTGCAGTCGCGCAATCCCGCGGCGCCGGACTCCGTCGTGTGGTCGGGCTCGCCGCGACTGGAGCACGTGAATCAGGCCGTCGAAGCCGCCCGCGCGGCCCTCCCCGCGTGGTCCGCGCTGCCGATGGATCAGCGCATCGAGCACTTGCGTTGCTGGCAGCAGGCGGTCACGAAACATGCCGAACGCCTGGCCGGACTCATCACCGACGAGATGGGGAAGATCCTCTCCGAGTCGCGCTTCGAGGCCAGGGCGCTGGCGGACAAGGTGGATATCACGCTTTCGGAGCCGAGCATTTCGCGCGTGCGCCAGTACCAGGTGCAGGCCGCCCCCTCGCGGCTGGGCCTCTGCCGCTTCAAGCCGCACGGCGTGATGACGGTGATCGGCCCGTTCAACTTCCCGGCCCACCTGCCCAACGGCCACTTCGTGCCCGCGCTGCTGATGGGAAACACCATCGTCTGCAAGCCCTCCGACAAGACCCCGGCAACGGGCCAGTTGATGGCTGAACTGATGCACGAGGCGGGCCTGCCGCCCGGCGTGTTCAACGTGGTGCAGGGCGGCGCGAATATCGCCTCGTCGCTCGTCATGCACGACGATATCGACGGCATCCTCTTCACCGGCTCGTGGCCCGTGGGTCGCCGGATTCTCGAGGCCAACCTTGACCGACCCGGGCGCATCATCGCACTGGAGATGGGCGGCAACAACGCGGCGGTGGTGATGCCATCCGCCAACCTGCGGCAGGCGGTGCTGGAGTGTCTGCGAGCCGGCTTCGCCACCAGCGGCCAGCGCTGCACCTGTACGCGCCGGATCATCCTGCACCGCACTGTCGCCGATCGCTTCATCGCCGCATTCTGCAAGGCGGCCAGCACGATTCTCGTCGGCCCGGGGCGCGCGACTGAGCCGGTCTTCATGGGCCCGGTTGTGAGCGAGCAGGCGGCGATGGCCGTGCTTCAGTTCCAGCATGATCTGGCCCGGCGCGGCGGACAGGTGCTCGTCGAATCCACGCGCATGAGTCGGCCCGGCTGGTTCGTCACGCCCGGCGTGGTGCGCGTCGAGCGTTTCACGCTCGATCACGACCAGGAGGTCTTCGGTCCGCTGGTGCAGATCGCCGTGGTGAACGACCTCGATGAGGCCATCGGGCAGACCAACGCCTCGCGCTATGGCCTGGCGGCGTCGATCTTCACCGCCGACGATGGCGAGTACGAGCGGTTCTTCCACGCCGCCCGCGCCGGGTGCATCAACCGCAACACCGGCACGGCCGGGGCCTCCAGCAAACTGCCCTTCGGCGGTCTCGGCCGCAGCGGCAACCACCGCCCGGCGGGCGCCTTCAGCGTGGACTACTGCGCCTACCCCGTGGCGAACATGGTGGAGACGAGCACCGACGCCGCCCCGCCGACCGGCATGCTGTGGGACGATCGGTGGGTTTTGTAG
- a CDS encoding arginine N-succinyltransferase translates to MFVIRQANLDDSATLLKLAKMVHFINLPADPDIINAKIQRSRRSFAGKAHSEREREFMFVVEDTETGNIVGTSSVIAANSWPGKPHVYFQVRRREHWSRDLQTGAVHMTLQLGTDETGPSEIGGLILSPAYRGHKEKLGSLLSLVRFHFIALNRGWFAPRVIAEMMAPLTPDSRNTLWEYLGRRFINLSYAEADLFCQHSKEFMISLLPHSEIYVSLLPPEARNLIGKVGKETEPAKKMLENLGFKYLGHVDPFDGGPYLETMVADIPVVQSTRAMKLAPPRSAYAGRAIVSATGETGFRAMRCPCTIEGDAISIPRENAEAIGAVAGGEVGVTPVPEKSDRPAATGNPSEAKAVA, encoded by the coding sequence ATGTTCGTCATCCGCCAAGCCAATCTCGATGATTCCGCCACGCTGCTGAAGCTGGCCAAGATGGTCCACTTCATCAACCTGCCGGCCGATCCGGACATCATCAACGCCAAGATTCAGCGCTCACGGCGCAGTTTCGCGGGCAAGGCCCACAGCGAGCGTGAGCGCGAGTTCATGTTCGTGGTGGAGGACACCGAGACAGGCAACATCGTCGGCACATCATCAGTCATCGCCGCCAACTCGTGGCCGGGCAAGCCGCACGTGTATTTTCAGGTGCGCCGCCGCGAGCACTGGAGCCGGGATCTGCAGACCGGCGCGGTTCACATGACGCTTCAGCTGGGCACGGACGAAACCGGCCCCTCCGAGATCGGCGGGCTGATTCTCTCCCCCGCCTATCGCGGGCACAAGGAGAAACTCGGCTCGCTTCTGTCGCTGGTGCGGTTTCACTTCATCGCGCTCAACCGCGGCTGGTTCGCGCCGCGCGTCATCGCGGAGATGATGGCCCCGCTCACGCCCGACAGCCGCAACACGCTGTGGGAGTACCTCGGCCGCCGCTTCATCAACCTGAGTTACGCCGAGGCGGACCTGTTCTGCCAGCATTCCAAGGAGTTCATGATCTCGCTGCTGCCGCACAGCGAGATTTACGTGTCGCTGCTGCCGCCCGAGGCCCGCAACCTGATCGGCAAGGTGGGCAAGGAGACGGAGCCGGCCAAGAAGATGCTGGAGAACCTCGGCTTCAAGTATCTGGGCCATGTCGATCCCTTCGACGGCGGGCCGTACCTCGAGACCATGGTGGCGGACATTCCCGTGGTGCAGTCGACGCGGGCGATGAAGCTCGCTCCGCCACGATCGGCATACGCGGGCCGCGCCATCGTGAGCGCCACGGGCGAAACGGGCTTCCGCGCCATGCGCTGCCCCTGCACCATCGAGGGCGACGCCATCAGCATTCCCCGCGAGAACGCCGAAGCCATCGGCGCGGTCGCCGGAGGCGAGGTGGGCGTCACGCCCGTGCCGGAGAAGTCCGATCGTCCCGCCGCCACGGGAAACCCCAGTGAAGCAAAGGCGGTCGCGTGA
- a CDS encoding aminotransferase class III-fold pyridoxal phosphate-dependent enzyme, which translates to MPVHTAQRTVAAEFAANPAVQDAIETIVRELREHQQSITRARGPIGELKETYAQWIARQNAIKGRPIFYPYVGSGIGRGPLVELLDGSVKWDLINGIGVHMFGHSDPDLVATALRASLGDTIMQGNLQFNADAIEFGEFLVKEASKGSKLRHAFLINGGAMANESALKVCMQKREGKAPRILAFNDCFMGRSTTMTQIGDGPAYRVGVTLNTLVDYLPFYDPDDGEASIARARWQLEQYLARYPGQHAACVFELVQGEGGFNTAPREFFVPLVELCRRHGVPVWFDEIQTFGRTTEMFAYDALGLGEYVDVLTLGKMSQVCACMFTADMNPQPGLLSATFLGSTISLQVGRAILTRLRDGGYYGPTGRNARLQGAFRTHMKALISKHPEWFPPAPLRGPAPRATTNLYDGAGGMMRFTPFGGDKKKVIDLCHRLFEEGVIAFYCGHEPYHVRFLPPIGVMEPGHFDEVFPIVERAMARVVA; encoded by the coding sequence ATGCCCGTCCACACCGCTCAGCGCACCGTCGCCGCGGAGTTCGCCGCCAACCCCGCCGTGCAGGACGCCATCGAGACCATCGTGCGCGAGCTGCGCGAGCATCAGCAGTCCATCACCCGCGCCCGCGGGCCGATCGGCGAACTCAAGGAGACGTACGCCCAGTGGATCGCGCGGCAGAACGCCATCAAGGGTCGGCCGATCTTCTACCCCTACGTCGGCTCGGGCATCGGACGCGGCCCGCTGGTGGAACTGCTCGACGGCTCGGTGAAGTGGGACCTCATCAACGGCATCGGCGTTCACATGTTCGGCCACAGCGACCCGGACCTGGTGGCCACGGCCCTGCGGGCTTCGCTGGGCGACACCATCATGCAGGGCAACCTGCAGTTCAACGCCGACGCCATCGAGTTCGGCGAGTTCCTCGTCAAGGAGGCATCCAAGGGCTCGAAACTGCGCCACGCCTTCCTCATCAACGGCGGAGCGATGGCCAATGAGTCGGCCCTGAAGGTGTGCATGCAGAAGCGCGAGGGCAAGGCGCCGCGGATTCTGGCCTTCAACGACTGCTTCATGGGCCGCAGCACCACCATGACGCAGATCGGCGACGGGCCCGCCTACCGCGTGGGCGTGACGCTGAACACGCTGGTCGATTACCTGCCCTTCTACGACCCGGATGATGGCGAAGCATCCATCGCACGGGCGAGGTGGCAACTGGAGCAGTACCTGGCCCGCTACCCCGGCCAGCACGCGGCGTGCGTGTTCGAGCTGGTGCAGGGCGAAGGCGGCTTCAACACCGCGCCGCGCGAGTTCTTCGTGCCCCTGGTGGAGCTCTGCCGCAGGCACGGCGTGCCGGTGTGGTTCGACGAAATTCAGACCTTCGGACGCACCACCGAGATGTTCGCGTACGATGCCCTGGGGCTGGGCGAATACGTAGATGTGCTGACGCTGGGCAAGATGAGCCAGGTGTGCGCCTGCATGTTCACGGCGGACATGAACCCCCAGCCGGGGCTGCTCAGCGCCACGTTCCTCGGCTCGACCATCTCACTGCAGGTGGGCAGGGCGATTCTGACCCGACTGCGGGACGGCGGCTACTACGGACCCACCGGGCGCAACGCGCGGCTGCAGGGGGCGTTCCGCACGCACATGAAGGCGCTGATCTCGAAGCATCCCGAGTGGTTCCCCCCCGCGCCGCTGCGAGGCCCCGCGCCCCGCGCCACGACCAACCTGTACGACGGCGCGGGCGGCATGATGCGCTTCACGCCGTTCGGCGGCGACAAGAAGAAGGTCATCGACCTCTGCCACCGGCTGTTCGAGGAGGGCGTGATCGCCTTCTACTGCGGCCACGAGCCCTACCACGTGCGCTTCCTGCCGCCCATCGGCGTCATGGAGCCGGGGCACTTCGATGAGGTGTTCCCGATCGTGGAGCGCGCGATGGCGCGGGTGGTGGCGTGA
- a CDS encoding TM2 domain-containing protein, translated as MTDPSPPPQPSGTLRSATDPPSSPSSSPQGGAGRFDPFCLVLGWILPGLGHLRLGQPRRGWAIMAGVLGLFFIGLLVGGVHVVDRRDQWLWFLPQSLMGPLALAADSLNATFVKTGRIGTSSLGRVNELGTLFVALAGLLNLAAMIDAATRQPGTDMRPGRPAADRRRRRSDDAPRAGSPSESPTDSSSDAPAARHDPRVSIQMDRAGREGGVP; from the coding sequence TTGACCGACCCATCACCCCCGCCACAACCTTCGGGCACGCTCCGCAGCGCGACCGATCCGCCTTCGTCGCCCTCGTCGTCGCCCCAGGGCGGGGCGGGTCGTTTCGACCCGTTCTGCCTCGTCCTCGGCTGGATTCTGCCGGGGCTTGGGCATCTGCGGCTGGGGCAGCCCCGTCGCGGGTGGGCGATCATGGCGGGCGTGCTCGGACTCTTCTTCATCGGCCTGCTGGTGGGCGGGGTTCACGTGGTGGACCGCCGAGATCAGTGGTTGTGGTTCCTGCCCCAGTCGCTGATGGGCCCGCTGGCGCTGGCGGCGGATTCCCTGAACGCGACATTCGTCAAGACCGGCAGAATCGGCACGTCTTCGCTGGGCCGCGTCAACGAACTGGGCACGCTCTTCGTCGCCCTCGCCGGGCTGCTGAACCTGGCCGCCATGATCGACGCCGCCACCCGCCAGCCGGGCACGGATATGCGCCCGGGACGCCCGGCTGCCGACAGACGACGCCGGCGGTCCGATGACGCCCCCCGCGCCGGCTCGCCCTCCGAGTCGCCGACTGATTCGTCGTCCGACGCGCCTGCGGCGCGGCATGATCCCCGCGTTTCGATCCAGATGGATCGAGCGGGGCGCGAAGGGGGCGTGCCGTGA
- a CDS encoding peptidylprolyl isomerase yields MYPERDVVIETSKGDIVVALVPSEAPNTAWNFRHLAENGFYTEVIFHRIVPFDRNGFPFVIQGGDPSGTGSGGPGYWLPIEPSQLPHDFGVISMARSDDPDSAGSQFFFGLSREGTARLDGQYCAFGYAVKGAGVIRAIADEKLADVAAGRPENPPVIYRMRLIPSPPRTPGLGRLDRKVSPTDDLSPTHPNRVPR; encoded by the coding sequence ATCTATCCCGAACGGGACGTGGTCATCGAAACCAGCAAGGGCGATATCGTGGTCGCGCTCGTGCCGTCCGAAGCCCCGAACACCGCGTGGAACTTCCGTCACCTGGCGGAGAACGGCTTCTACACCGAGGTCATCTTTCACCGCATCGTACCGTTCGATCGCAACGGGTTTCCGTTCGTGATCCAGGGCGGCGACCCGAGCGGCACGGGAAGCGGCGGGCCGGGCTACTGGCTGCCGATCGAGCCGTCTCAACTGCCGCACGACTTCGGCGTGATCTCGATGGCGCGGTCGGATGACCCGGACTCGGCGGGCAGCCAGTTCTTCTTCGGCCTGTCGCGCGAGGGGACCGCCCGCCTGGATGGCCAGTATTGCGCGTTCGGCTACGCGGTGAAGGGAGCGGGCGTGATCCGCGCCATCGCCGATGAAAAACTGGCGGACGTGGCGGCAGGACGCCCGGAGAACCCCCCGGTGATCTACCGGATGCGTCTGATTCCCTCCCCGCCGCGCACGCCCGGACTGGGGCGGCTGGACCGCAAGGTCAGTCCAACAGACGACCTCTCGCCCACGCACCCCAACCGTGTGCCTCGGTAG
- a CDS encoding DUF1211 domain-containing protein produces MPAPIKPLYTDEHLAGLPVKGGYRLRGLEMTRTETFTDAAFAFAVTLLVVSIDAIPTNFDELLNAIKGIPAFAFSFALLLNFWAGHWKWSRRFGLEDWPSVLLSLLLVFLILCYVYPLKFLSSLFMHWISGGRISGSATLQSPGELHAIFAIYGAGFVMLCLVLAALNLHALRLGDRLRLDPVERISTRSEVGAWLILAAVGMLSVLLALLTPVTRFILPGWAYALLWPIMHVYGVLSGRRIEAVKKSLAPPA; encoded by the coding sequence GTGCCAGCGCCCATCAAACCCCTGTACACCGATGAGCATCTCGCCGGGCTGCCCGTCAAGGGCGGCTACCGCCTCCGCGGGCTGGAGATGACCCGCACGGAGACGTTCACCGACGCGGCCTTCGCCTTCGCGGTCACGCTGCTGGTCGTCTCCATCGACGCGATTCCGACCAACTTCGATGAACTGCTCAACGCCATCAAGGGCATCCCGGCCTTCGCCTTCAGTTTCGCGCTGCTGCTGAACTTCTGGGCGGGGCACTGGAAGTGGAGCCGCCGCTTCGGGCTGGAGGACTGGCCCAGCGTGCTGCTCTCCCTGCTGCTCGTGTTCCTCATCCTGTGCTACGTCTATCCGCTCAAATTTCTCTCCTCGCTGTTCATGCACTGGATCTCGGGCGGGCGCATCTCCGGCAGCGCGACGCTGCAGTCGCCGGGCGAGCTGCACGCCATCTTCGCCATCTACGGCGCGGGGTTCGTGATGCTCTGCCTCGTTCTCGCGGCGCTCAACCTGCACGCCCTGCGCCTTGGCGACCGGCTGCGGCTCGATCCGGTGGAGCGAATCAGCACCCGCTCGGAAGTCGGCGCATGGCTGATCCTCGCCGCAGTGGGCATGCTCTCCGTGCTGCTGGCTCTGCTCACGCCCGTCACGCGGTTCATACTGCCCGGCTGGGCGTACGCCCTGCTCTGGCCCATCATGCACGTGTACGGCGTGCTCTCCGGCCGGCGCATCGAGGCGGTGAAGAAGTCGCTCGCACCGCCCGCCTGA
- a CDS encoding zinc ribbon domain-containing protein: MNFCHRCHALLEEGRLVCLKCGAPRRRGVLAWLGGMLRSLFGMDRSLRHHDGLEDTRTTVRYEARSAPDRRTDPAPPRAKPTPLDAIRAAVKALGAEVSVHRSATIRFEDETTGERGEWTSWDAVPEHVKRRILAQGPAHAMIGDLDIQGPDQLVVTDRGTGARRTVQSVDDLPPSLRDVLREMRVDLGLGRVSGSRIIEHQQTVERFSVTGPDGVTRTYDRVEDMPPDVRRQFEQIRRRPG; encoded by the coding sequence ATGAACTTCTGCCACCGATGCCATGCCCTGCTGGAGGAAGGCCGCCTCGTCTGCCTCAAGTGCGGCGCGCCCCGCCGCCGCGGCGTGCTGGCTTGGCTGGGAGGGATGCTTCGTTCGCTCTTCGGCATGGACCGAAGTCTCCGTCACCACGACGGTCTGGAGGACACCCGGACCACGGTCCGGTACGAAGCCCGCTCCGCGCCAGATCGCCGGACGGACCCGGCGCCGCCTCGCGCCAAGCCGACCCCGCTGGACGCCATCCGCGCCGCGGTCAAGGCCCTCGGCGCCGAAGTCAGCGTTCACAGGTCAGCAACCATCCGCTTCGAGGACGAGACCACCGGCGAGCGGGGCGAATGGACCTCGTGGGACGCGGTGCCCGAGCACGTCAAGCGCAGGATTCTGGCGCAGGGACCGGCTCACGCCATGATCGGCGATCTCGACATCCAGGGGCCCGATCAACTGGTCGTCACGGATCGCGGCACGGGCGCACGCCGCACCGTCCAGTCCGTCGATGACCTGCCGCCATCGCTCCGCGACGTGCTGCGCGAGATGCGCGTAGACCTCGGGTTGGGGCGTGTGAGCGGCTCTCGAATCATCGAGCATCAACAGACGGTCGAACGCTTCTCGGTCACCGGCCCCGACGGCGTGACGCGCACCTACGACCGCGTGGAGGACATGCCGCCGGACGTGCGTCGGCAGTTCGAGCAGATTCGTCGCCGCCCCGGGTAG